Part of the Triticum urartu cultivar G1812 chromosome 2, Tu2.1, whole genome shotgun sequence genome, AGCCAAGGAGCGAAAGCCATGTAGTTTCAGTACAGAAAACCATGTGTGGCCTCGCATGGCACAGGAACCACGTGCTCCATTTCGTTGTGCAACATATGCAAATCAATTGCTCAGGAACGAACTCGAACATGCCTGATTAATCCCAGGAATTAGGGGAAGCCTTTTGTGCTGGGTGCGCTAAGAGATTGCTCATGTCCTACCTGATCGGGGGCAGGAGCCGACGCGTGCAAGCTGCGGTGCGCTGGGTTGGGCTGCACGGACTGCCCCAGCTTGGCAGTGGATGCCTGCCGATCTCATCCCGGTGTCGTGTCGTCTCGATCTCATCGCGGTGCCATCCCTGCAGTTTGCGCCAACCCCAAGATGACACTGAACCAAAGCCCCAGCGGCCAGCGCTATATATATCCCCTCCCCGTCCCGCTCTTCCACCCCACCACCCACATCGCGTACCTCGCAACCAAGAGCATAATTGATTTGCTACCAATATTTGACTTGCCAAATGTTAGGACTGCCTACTATTGGCAATACCGAGATTTACTAACTGTTAGCAACTTTATGTGAAAGAGGCAAAACAATTCGTAGCCAACCAAATAGTTGCCAATATTTGACACAATGCCAAACATTGGCATGCCAATTTTTGGCAGCAAACCAATTATGCTCCAAGTCTGCCAGGTGCCGAGTCCCTGCCAGCTGAGAGCTAGCAGCAGCAAGCGAACCAACGCACCCCCGGTCGCTCGCCGGAGCCAAGAAAGGCAACGCAACATGTGCAACGTCATCACGATCCCGTCGGTAGCGTGGCTGCGCCGCGCCGTGCGCCGGTGGCGGGCCCGCCGCTCCACCTCCGCTACGGTTCCGTCGGGGCACGCCGCGGTCTGCGCGGAGGGCGCGCGGTTCATGGTGCGGCTGGCGCACCTGAGCCACCCGGCTTTCCTGGAGCTGCTCCGGCAGGCGGAGGAGGAGTACGGCTTCCCGTCCGGCGCCTCCGGCCCCGTCGCGCTCCCCTGCGACGAGCACCGCCTCCGCGACGTCCTCCGCCGCGTCTCTTCGTCGTCCCACTCCGAGGAGCCCCGCCGCTCCACcttctgccgccgccgccgcggcgacTCGCGGCCGCTGCTGCAGGAGATCGCCTTCCCGTGAGCGCGCGCGCCGCGGCATCGAAGGATCTGGCGACAGAGCACACCCAGTTTCTGCCGCGCGCAA contains:
- the LOC125534228 gene encoding auxin-responsive protein SAUR36-like yields the protein MPNIGMPIFGSKPIMLQVCQVPSPCQLRASSSKRTNAPPVARRSQERQRNMCNVITIPSVAWLRRAVRRWRARRSTSATVPSGHAAVCAEGARFMVRLAHLSHPAFLELLRQAEEEYGFPSGASGPVALPCDEHRLRDVLRRVSSSSHSEEPRRSTFCRRRRGDSRPLLQEIAFP